The Octopus sinensis linkage group LG18, ASM634580v1, whole genome shotgun sequence genome segment tattttctttcttttacaggtTTCTAATGGAATTAcaataataaagcaaaaaatgagaaaagaaaaagttagAAACAAGGCACTTCTCTCACATCACCCGCATGAAAGGAGATCCTTTGATTCAGAATAATCTGTATTATACTACTTCTTGCCACTAATGGCCTtagccaccaccacccctgctctgctgccactaccaccaccatcaccaacaacaactatcatAAATACCACAATCCACACCATCCACAGTAAGTGTTACCCCTGTAGATAGtgcccaccaccacctctaccagcAGTAGTACCCATCATTATTCAAACCTCAACCATCATCACCAGttaatcaccaccagcaccaccaacaacaacaacaactactactactactgctgctactactactacaactactactactaaataaccaaccaaccaatcatcACCTTCACAAAGTCTTCAGTCAGAAAGCTGAAAGTGTGAGGAAGTCAAAAGGTTGTAACTATAAAACACTTGTGAGTAGGAGGGGGTAATTGGTGAGGGTGATGGGAGGAGATAATTGGAATGATAGGTGGGAGAAGGCTACGGGAGGTGGGAGGGGGGGCAATTGGTGTGGGAGATGAGAGGGGGGAAATTGGTGAGGAAGGAGGTGCGAGGAAGCAGTTGCTGAGAAGTTTACTTGTTCTGTTCTACAGTCTTAAACCCAATACACAGAACGCATACAAAGAGCTCATACACGCAGCTGTAATCTTCCTAAACATGCCCTGTTCTTCCACCGCATATTTATCATATCACTTAACATCAAGGACTATCATTGAACTGCACAACACAATCGTtatcacccccatcatcatcaactacaacaacagaaaGGGGCCAGTAAAAAGTATGAACAACTGCCAACTTTTGGAGCCAAAAACCTCTATAATAGTCACACAATCTGCCAGAAACAACCCCCAAATTTCCCTgatgtaaagagtcagaagagaTATCAAAAGGCCTTTTCTaatattctaacgattctgccaaataatAACAGAAAGAACACTCAGAGAACACAAGAACTCAAGAACACACAAACCTCCGTCAAGTCAAcaccaatttctttgactaaaaaaaaaacctctaaggcagtgctccagaagaaatagaataaaatagagaGTAGCCTTTAGTTCTGCAGCAAATGATCTCCCTGCTGTCGAAAGTATAACAAaatcactagcgtagctagagtgtgtgccacccgggGTGGCCCTTCCGTTTTCCACCCCAgatcccacaaaaaacacatattgcctagaGCAGACTCAAAAGTGcagcccctttaaaagtgccaccTAGGATTGGACCACCCCTACCGCCCCTGCCCCAAGCTATGCCAGTGAACGAAATGCACCCAGTCCATACTATgaataaatctgttatagaaaaGAGCATCCAGTagtgaaaaccataccaaatgcAGTAACAAAAATTAGTCATTTTCTCTCTTTAGTGTGTGTGGCAGATGATGAAGGACCTGCAACAATTGGCAAAGTACTTTGGGACccatccaactatatatatatatttctttactgcccacaaggggctaaacacagagaggacaaacaaggacagacaaaggtattacgtcgattatatcgaccccagtgcgtaactggtacttaatttatcgaccccaaaaggatgaaaggtaaagatctaactatatatatatcaacatggaaaaacaaatgacatatggtgatgatagtggtggtagggAATTGATGATACACAGAACTATATCCTGTTTGGAGATGTAGCATTAAAATCTGTAAGCAAATAAAACAAACCCATCACTTATCATTTTGCATTTCATACCagatttgtcatcatcatcatcatcatcgtcgtcgtcatcacctttGATGTCATGATTGCTTACCTTCAAACAATCACATACAGTCAATTTTTTTGTTGCCATGTTTTAAAACAACAGGTAACATAAATCACACAATTTACtatcaattaatttattaataattaatttccaAAATGATATGCGAAATGTcatgtgattatatataacaCTGATATCGTTTTGTTGTTTTAACCTTttggtgttcacattattcttccAAAATGAATGCTTTTCCATCCACATAGTTCTGaactaatcatacattatcttgtagctatgatattttgatgaggtagctgttaatttttcaaacgatattgtagggtaggtgtgagagactagatctggccagtttgaacataaaacaggcagaatacttttggccggatatggccggtttaaatgctaaagggttaagtccaTCACagaccatcatcaacatcattactatcaccatcagcatcaaacTGATCAACATGGAGTCAATATATAGAAACCACAGCACCAGTATTTCACAATatttcacataggcgcaggagtggttgtgtggtaagtagcttgctttccaatcacatggttccggattcagtcccactgcgtggcaccttgggcaagtgtcttctactatagcctcaggccgatcaaggccttacgagtgaatttggtagacgtaaactgaaagaagcccatcgtatatatatatatatatatatatatatatatagtaggtactgtaaatttagggtgaatacttgataagtgtaagcacctgtatatgccagatagtggcagaggtgaaagatatattttatatatatatatatatataatatatatatatatatatatataaatatatgtgtgtgtgtgtatgtatctatgtatgtatgtgtgtgtatatgtttgtgtgtctgtgtttctctcccccagcatcacttgacagccgatgctggtgtttacgtccccataacttagcggttcggctacaaagaataagcagccaaatctcctcaaatcacatcctcccTTCTTAAAAAGGCAAAGAACACACTGGATAATGAAATATCCAGATACGCAATGTTTGgagaaagaatgtatgtatgtatgtatttatgtatgtatgtgtgtatatatttggataatgtagtcccagaagagtgaaagcacatggctaaGAGGTCAGGGTGTAACACTCATAATCACAAgattatggttttgattcctggaccaagcagtgattggtgttcttgagcaaagcacttcatttcatgttgttcccgTTTGCTCATCtgtaaatgagttccagcaaCCACTAAGAAGTTACCCTTGTGATGGACCAGTGACCTGTTCAGTGTTGAGGATGTTGGAATCTCAGTCAAGTAAGCTTCCTTTTTGAGTCATACCAACTTATAagagctggtttcctggtttccaagGCGTATATATCCACCACACCCACTTGaatgggacaccggtccattgcaggattactaattttttgccagctgcgtggattggagtaatgtgaaatgaagtgttttgctcaagaacacaacacgtcgccacactcaggaattgaaaccacgatcttatgatcacgagtccaacagcctaaccactaagctatgcacctccACATTTGTAATCTGTCATTTACACTTGATGGAaactgggcatggattcactgaagctccggcgtctggctacggacttggtaaacacccacaaagttatcaaccacctcaccaacaacaacactgaacacctttttgatctccatgtgtctaacacacgtggacatgcctacaaagtcagaaaacaacacagctcccatgactttcggaaacattttttcacgctcagagttgctgaagcatggaataaactgcctgcgtcagttgttgactgccatgacactgcatcctttaaggccctcatgctttccgaaatccgccgaaactacacctgattatatatacactttagatgagttgtagtgcacctgagcactgtacacaattattattgttattattattattatcccaatGAAAGCAAGTATGTACAGAGTACACAGAATAAGATCCAAGAACAGAGAAAAATGAGAATCAAAAGAATTATAAAGAATAAGGGTCCTTATGCACTACAGGAGTTGAGTTGACAAATTTTGGGAAGCATGGAACTTTTTAAGGATACAGTGTCCTGACAGTTAACAACAGATGCAGGTAATTTATTCCATGCTTTGACAATTCTGAGcaggataaaatattttcagaagtcATGGGCactgtactctctttactcttttacttgtttcagtcatttgactgcggccatgctggagcaccgcctttttgtacttattctatcggtctctttttgccgaaccgctaagtgacagggacgtaaacacaccagcatcggttgtcaagcaatgctagggggacaaacacagacacacacacatataatatatatatacgacaggcttctttcagtttccgtctaccaaatccactcacaaggcattggtcggcccggggctatagcagaagacatttgcccaagatgccacgcagtgggactgaacccgcaaccgtgtggttggttagcaagctacttaccacacagccactgttacgctttttctgttttttgtttttttttagtttataagcgtgtccatcatcattgtttaacgtccactttctatactggcatgggttggacggtttgacagggaaCTACCTAGCAGGGAGCTGtgcagactccaattgtctgttgtggcatggttcctatggctggatgcccttcctaatgccaatcacttaacaaaatatgctgggtgcttttttatgtggatgAAGAAAAGGGTTCATTACTATGGtgagcaaaaaaaaattacctgtaATAAACCAATATGGATGACCATATGGTCATTCAACCTGATAGAGATAGCAACCAAAACTTCCTCAAAGTGCACATTTGATAACATAAACTTAAGAGataagatggtcacagctggaatctCTTTAGTCATTGGTTTACTTGATTCCGGCTGATCTTGAGataaacaataccaacaacaaatgCCTGAGATAGTTCAACATACTTATCGATGGGGGATTTAGCTCATTCCCTTATCGCTATGGAAACTTAAAATAAGCGGCATTATTGCAGATTCTTGGGATAACAGTAAAAGATTACCTCACTACAATTTCTCACAGCAAAATTGAAAACAGCTAATgtaaaaaaggaataaaagtgTACTTCCTGAAAAATCTAGCAATGTAGCAACTTGTAGTGATTTCGAATTCACAAATTACAAACCAGAAACCCAAAACCTAAATCCGTTTAGCCATTTCAGTTCTAcatttgcaaataataataacaataataagaagaagaagaagaagaagaagaagaagaaaaataaggaggaggaggagaaggaggggaggctgaagaggaagaagaagaggagagggagggaggaggaggaggctgaagaggaaaaagaagaagaggaggggagggaggaggaggaggctgaagaggaaaaagaagagaggagggggggggaggaggaggaggctgaagaggaagaagaggaggaggagggaaggaggCTGAAGAGGAAAAATAAGAAGAGGAGGAGGCTGAAGAGGGAGGAGGATAGGCTGAAGAGGGAGGAGGATAGGctgaagagggaggaggaggaggctgaagagggaggaggaggaggctgaagtggaagaagaagaagaggaggaggaggaaggaggctgaagaggaaaaagaagaagaggaggaggctgaagagggaggaggaggaggctgaagagggaggaggaggaggctgaagaggaagaagaagaagaagaggaggggaggaggctgaagaggaagaagaagaagaagaggaggggaggaggctgaagaggaagaagaagaagaggaggggagaaggctgaagaggaagaagaagaagaagaagaagaggagggaggaggctgaagaggaagaagaagaagaagaagaagaggaggggaggaggctgaagaggaagaagaagaagaggaggggaggaggctgaagaggaagaagaagaagaggaggagggaggaggctgaagaggaagaagaagaagaagaagaaaggaggggagggaggaggaggtgagaggagaagaagaagaagagagggaggaaggaagggggAGGCTGGGGACGGAtgaagagacgaagaagaagaagaagaagaggaggggaaggagggctgagaggaagaagaaaagaaagaagagaagaagaaggagggggaggaggctgaagaggaagaagaagaagaagaatgaaaaaattctttgaaatataaaaaaaaaagaggaaaaaacaacTACATTCAACTGGTTTAAGAAACCAGAagccgaaaaagaaaaaaaaagttctgcTTTATTACTTTATCTTAAAAATCAAATAGCCAAATCTCAGAACCTGATATCCTACGATGGAAGGCAGACATACATTGTATATCTTTATTAAAACAGACTTCtatgaaaaaaaatgtagaaagagaaaatatcttCGCTTTATCAGGTAGTGATTAACAGgtttatctctttattttattttcatttattttttttcttttgcagtggAGGGGGTTGTGAATAAAGTGCCGTGAGTACTATAGAATGAAGAGGTAAGCTTACTGTATTTAATGGTATAAAAGCTGTGCTGTTTTCCAAAAAatgtcacaaaaataaaaatcactctgggtcctatatgcaaagtcactttaaatattgatttcaaattttgacacaaggcctgcaatttcgttgctcaactggttattttatcgaccttgaaaggatgaaaggcaaagtcaactccgagcgccataaaccatttactattTTTGTGATCCCCCCCCACTGTCACTTGATGCCCCAAGCATGTGCTTACTTTGCTTAATGGCTAATCCAGTACtgaccttggaggggaactttctaggtgcataccatggtcattcatgaagagggtctttaccctttttttt includes the following:
- the LOC115221250 gene encoding beta-mannosyltransferase 3-like, with translation RLKRKNKKRRRLKREEDRLKREEDRLKREEEEKKKRKKRRRRRGRRLKRKRLRYLWLTIYTTEDKPSNKLD